Proteins from a single region of Corylus avellana chromosome ca11, CavTom2PMs-1.0:
- the LOC132165102 gene encoding uncharacterized protein At1g10890-like — MAQNIRFWPSRPNRRKSPLRRKENSLNLSISIYAPLSLEAVNEESAATIPYGVKPFIVCVPSKEQARKEREELDKMLEENRRRVEEAQRREALELQRKEEERYRELELIQRQKEETAWRKKLEEEEANQMKLLGKSKPKPKLSGIGLQ; from the exons ATGGCTCAAAATATTAGATTTTGGCCTTCCCGTCCTAACAGAAGAAAATCCCCGTTAAGACGGAAAGAA AACTCTTTGAACCTCTCCATTTCCATTTACGCTCCTCTGAGCTTGGAGGCTGTCAATGAAGAAAGTGCTGCTACTATCCCTTATGGAGTGAAACCCTTCATTGTTTGTGTACCAAGTAAG GAACAGGcccgaaaagagagagaagagctGGATAAGATGCTAGAAGAGAATAGGAGGAGAGTGGAAGAGgctcaaagaagggaggctttAGAGCTGCAGCGGAAAGAGGAGGAACGGTACCGTGAGTTGGAGCTCATTCAAAGACAAAAAGAGGAGACTGCTTGGAGAAAAAAGCTAGAAGAGGAAGAAGCAAACCAAATGAAATTGTTGGGTAAGAGTAAACCCAAGCCGAAGCTTTCTGGTATTggtttacaatga